A single Solidesulfovibrio fructosivorans JJ] DNA region contains:
- a CDS encoding NADH-quinone oxidoreductase subunit B/C/D, protein MTGPLDAVFSPTDHIINWARKNSLWPFFFGLSCCFVEEATAWGPRYDIARYGSEVFRGSPRQADVLIVSGTMFKKIAPVALRLYEQMSDPKWVISMGSCSNSGGMYDVYSVVQGSDQILPVDVYIPGCPPRPEALFDGLLLLQKKIAAGEKPTRPVLHLPGGSEGGRRDHLLDGVSKCRDTRGPGYAGIPIRGTAATEPRFYGSRADGMWTPPAPRLTLRDDQQAVAADLAAAFGEAVTPTPDAIDMPTYAVAPERITEVLAHLKRNAPTRFERLEDLTAVDETMRRTPQGHEASVVYTLTSLSSPGMVRLTCALPTRDSAIATATGVWPSASWYEREAAEMFGLRFTGHPDPRRLLTHRDWVGHPLRKDYEGRATNMPPFTEDDCRRLEPVDAREILGPRADAGDYLLNFGPHHYATHGIFRYVLAMRGERIKALGMDIGYHHRGVEKIGERQTWHQFIPYTDRVDYLSGVANNLSYVTAVETLTGIEVPPRAAYARVMLSELFRISNHLMYFGTFLQDLGMMSPIFYALRERELVLDIIETITGGRLHPSWLRIGGMAADLPEGWKEQVDAFIKIFPGRVKEYHAGVTKNPIVKARCRGVGTISAAEAIDWGVTGPNLRATGVAWDRRKKMPYGAYADFDFDVPTRDAGDCFSRYLVRMDEMLESLRIIKQAADNMPGGRWLAADARYSLPQKREALTDIESLIHHFVNVTRGPRLPVGQAYAATEAPRGEQGYYVVSDGDCHAYRMRVRTPGFANIQAMPLLAEGLRVADFVAVLASYDYILPDIDR, encoded by the coding sequence GTGACCGGCCCCCTCGACGCCGTTTTCTCGCCCACGGATCACATCATCAACTGGGCGCGCAAGAACAGCCTCTGGCCCTTTTTCTTCGGGCTGTCCTGCTGCTTCGTGGAGGAGGCCACGGCCTGGGGGCCGCGCTACGACATCGCCCGCTACGGTTCGGAGGTCTTCCGGGGTTCGCCCCGGCAGGCCGACGTGCTCATCGTCTCGGGCACGATGTTCAAAAAGATCGCCCCGGTGGCCCTTCGGCTCTACGAACAGATGAGCGACCCCAAGTGGGTCATCTCCATGGGCTCGTGCAGCAACTCCGGCGGCATGTACGACGTCTATTCCGTGGTCCAGGGCTCGGACCAGATCCTGCCCGTGGACGTCTATATCCCGGGCTGTCCGCCCCGGCCCGAGGCGCTTTTCGACGGGCTGTTGCTGCTCCAGAAAAAAATCGCCGCCGGCGAAAAGCCTACCCGCCCCGTGCTGCACCTGCCGGGCGGCAGCGAAGGCGGCCGGCGCGACCACCTCCTCGACGGGGTGAGCAAATGCCGCGATACGCGCGGCCCCGGCTACGCCGGCATCCCCATCCGGGGCACGGCCGCGACCGAACCGCGCTTTTACGGCTCCCGGGCGGACGGCATGTGGACGCCGCCCGCGCCGCGCCTGACGCTGCGCGACGACCAGCAAGCCGTGGCCGCGGACCTTGCCGCCGCCTTCGGCGAGGCGGTGACGCCTACGCCGGACGCCATCGACATGCCGACCTATGCCGTGGCCCCGGAGCGCATCACCGAGGTGCTGGCCCATCTTAAAAGGAATGCGCCCACCCGCTTCGAGCGTCTGGAGGACCTGACCGCCGTCGACGAGACCATGCGCCGCACGCCGCAAGGCCACGAGGCCAGCGTGGTCTACACGCTTACCTCGCTGTCCAGCCCGGGCATGGTGCGCCTGACCTGCGCGCTCCCCACACGCGACAGCGCCATCGCCACGGCGACGGGCGTGTGGCCGAGCGCCTCCTGGTACGAACGCGAGGCGGCCGAGATGTTCGGCCTGCGTTTTACCGGGCACCCCGACCCCAGACGGCTGCTCACCCACCGCGACTGGGTCGGCCATCCCCTGCGCAAGGACTACGAGGGCCGGGCCACCAACATGCCGCCCTTCACCGAGGACGACTGCCGCCGCCTGGAACCGGTGGACGCCAGGGAAATCCTCGGCCCGCGCGCCGACGCCGGGGACTACCTGCTCAATTTCGGGCCGCACCACTACGCCACCCACGGCATCTTCCGCTACGTGCTGGCCATGCGCGGCGAGCGGATCAAGGCCCTCGGCATGGACATCGGCTACCACCACCGGGGCGTGGAGAAAATCGGCGAGCGCCAGACCTGGCACCAGTTCATCCCTTACACCGACCGGGTGGACTACCTTTCGGGCGTGGCCAACAACCTGTCCTACGTCACGGCCGTGGAGACGCTTACCGGCATCGAGGTGCCGCCGCGCGCCGCCTATGCCCGGGTCATGCTGTCGGAGCTTTTCCGCATCTCCAACCACCTCATGTACTTCGGCACGTTTCTCCAGGATCTCGGCATGATGAGCCCGATATTCTACGCCCTGCGGGAACGCGAGCTGGTCCTCGACATCATCGAGACCATCACCGGCGGCCGGCTCCATCCGTCGTGGCTGCGCATCGGGGGCATGGCGGCCGATCTGCCCGAGGGCTGGAAGGAGCAGGTCGACGCCTTCATCAAAATCTTCCCGGGCCGGGTGAAGGAATACCACGCCGGTGTGACCAAAAACCCCATCGTCAAGGCCCGCTGCCGGGGCGTGGGGACCATCAGCGCCGCCGAGGCCATCGATTGGGGCGTCACCGGCCCCAACCTGCGGGCCACGGGGGTCGCCTGGGACCGACGCAAAAAGATGCCCTACGGGGCCTACGCCGATTTCGATTTCGACGTGCCGACCCGCGACGCCGGCGACTGTTTTTCGCGCTACCTCGTGCGCATGGACGAGATGCTCGAAAGCCTGCGCATCATCAAGCAGGCGGCGGATAACATGCCGGGCGGCCGCTGGCTGGCCGCGGACGCCCGCTACAGCCTGCCCCAGAAACGCGAAGCCCTCACCGACATCGAAAGCCTGATCCACCATTTCGTCAACGTCACGCGCGGCCCAAGGCTCCCGGTCGGCCAGGCCTATGCCGCGACCGAAGCCCCGCGCGGCGAGCAGGGCTATTACGTCGTCTCCGACGGCGACTGCCACGCTTACCGCATGCGGGTGCGCACCCCGGGCTTCGCCAACATCCAGGCCATGCCGCTGCTGGCCGAGGGACTGCGGGTGGCTGATTTCGTGGCCGTGCTCGCTTCCTACGATTACATTCTGCCGGATATCGATCGATGA
- a CDS encoding ABC transporter ATP-binding protein: MTKPFIEIRGLKKAFSGQPVLRGVDMTVPEGEVTAVIGKSGEGKSVLLKHIIGLLAPDSGDILFDGAPLAAASHAEQREFRRKCSYMFQNMALFDSMTVYDNIALPLRETARLSETETGNRVRAMAERLELGGILGKYPSQISGGMQKRVALARALVTEPRLILFDEPTTGLDPIRKASVLALIDQSRRQFGFTAILVSHDIPDVFDVSGHVAMLDEGRIVWEGAPQAITACEDPVVRRFLAGEPEPVAAERIAQAD; this comes from the coding sequence ATGACGAAACCTTTCATCGAAATACGCGGTCTCAAAAAGGCCTTCTCCGGACAACCCGTGCTGCGCGGCGTGGACATGACCGTGCCCGAAGGGGAGGTCACGGCCGTCATCGGCAAGTCGGGCGAAGGCAAGAGCGTGCTTCTCAAGCACATTATCGGCCTGCTTGCTCCGGACAGCGGCGACATCCTTTTTGACGGCGCGCCCCTGGCCGCGGCCAGCCATGCCGAGCAGCGGGAATTTCGCCGCAAGTGCAGCTACATGTTCCAGAACATGGCGCTGTTCGATTCCATGACCGTCTATGACAACATCGCCCTGCCGCTACGGGAAACCGCCCGGCTGTCCGAAACGGAAACCGGAAACCGGGTGCGGGCCATGGCCGAGCGGTTGGAACTCGGCGGCATCCTCGGCAAGTATCCGTCCCAGATTTCCGGCGGCATGCAAAAACGCGTCGCCCTGGCCCGGGCGCTGGTTACCGAGCCCCGGCTGATCCTCTTCGACGAACCGACCACCGGCCTCGATCCCATCCGCAAGGCCTCGGTCCTGGCGCTCATCGACCAGTCCCGGCGGCAGTTCGGCTTTACGGCCATCCTGGTCAGCCACGACATTCCCGACGTGTTCGACGTGTCCGGCCACGTGGCCATGCTCGACGAGGGCCGCATCGTCTGGGAAGGGGCTCCCCAGGCCATCACCGCCTGCGAGGACCCGGTGGTGCGGCGGTTTCTGGCCGGCGAGCCGGAACCGGTCGCGGCGGAGCGGATCGCCCAGGCCGACTGA
- a CDS encoding NADH-quinone oxidoreductase subunit A, whose amino-acid sequence MQSQTPFTPLATPFSPWEPGALAFLVYFVLVLAILGLILFLSGFLVRRRPTPDKQRPYECGILPTGDARFRYPVPFFLMAVFFLIFDVETAYIVSWAVAWPELGLPGYLRMAVFIVILGLGLAYAWVKGGLDWNEEEGL is encoded by the coding sequence ATGCAGTCGCAGACACCGTTCACTCCCCTGGCCACGCCGTTTTCCCCCTGGGAACCGGGCGCCCTGGCCTTTCTGGTCTATTTCGTCCTGGTGCTGGCGATCCTAGGGCTCATCCTTTTCCTCTCGGGCTTTCTGGTGCGCCGCCGGCCCACCCCGGACAAGCAGCGCCCCTACGAATGCGGCATCCTGCCCACGGGCGACGCCCGGTTCCGCTATCCGGTGCCGTTTTTCCTCATGGCCGTCTTTTTCCTCATCTTCGACGTGGAAACCGCCTATATCGTGTCCTGGGCCGTGGCCTGGCCGGAACTCGGCCTTCCCGGCTACCTGCGCATGGCCGTGTTCATCGTGATCCTGGGCCTTGGCCTGGCCTACGCCTGGGTAAAGGGCGGCCTCGACTGGAACGAGGAGGAAGGCTTGTGA
- a CDS encoding GGDEF domain-containing protein, whose product MQFSSCVESVRIPEGGPLDGCQLLGFLEREHRERVAGHIAKGGFLGLVLLEIQDFSLLRRLFRPEVAETLAGTMAREVRRVAGQRTREYPLALIEVLEPSRVLVIVGHKDDDAEALDRLAAMLRLDVRGRLRQESVRLTGQGVELRCGAARVISRGAAGLDMALASAVAEASRRAGGGEGGALAPALREFREILELRRVRAVFQPIVNLRAGSVFAWEALARGPRDSTLESPAMLFDVAEEAGAIFALEKICREAAIRGFAKREPGAKLFCNVHPRTLLDPQFTPGETRRLLDKYGMEPHDVVLEITERHSVKDFNLFHRTLAHYRDAGYGVAVDDVGTGYSGLVSIAEIQPDFMKIDMSLVRGIDANPVKRALMETLLTFSEKVGCRIVAEGIETEAELACLIRLGAHFGQGFFLGRPAETPALLDEGPRLAIVRGANMAADGLKCSSPINDLAERPQQVGRSATIGEVKQFFDENESVHTVVVTQAGRPEGLIMSQHLDKLLSSQYGLSLFLRRDVGRIMDPSPLAVEWDTPVEVAAQAAMARDRDKLYDPILVTCRGRLSGLVSVQKILDALASVQVEMAKGANPLTGLPGNVAIEREIARRAAAGRATCFIYADLDNFKVFNDVYGFKDGDKAILLTARILGEALCAHGGQDDFLGHVGGDDFVILCDGPAAEPICRAVAQSFAAASSALYTAEDRERGYIEGQGRDGRVGRFDLLTISMGVIDCAFAVPVTMDELGLRAAAVKKYAKAQPGNSFVRDRRAPLGLPDAPGQEADRAACPGPLDAI is encoded by the coding sequence ATGCAGTTCTCGTCGTGTGTTGAGAGCGTTCGTATCCCGGAGGGTGGCCCCCTCGATGGCTGTCAGCTCCTGGGCTTTTTGGAGCGGGAGCACCGGGAGCGCGTGGCCGGGCATATCGCCAAAGGCGGTTTTCTCGGTCTCGTCCTGCTGGAAATCCAGGATTTTTCCTTGCTCCGCCGGCTGTTTCGTCCCGAGGTGGCCGAAACCCTGGCCGGGACCATGGCCCGGGAGGTGCGGCGCGTGGCCGGGCAGCGCACCCGGGAGTATCCCCTGGCTTTGATCGAGGTGCTCGAGCCGTCCCGCGTGCTGGTGATCGTCGGCCACAAGGATGACGACGCCGAGGCCCTCGATCGCCTGGCCGCGATGCTGCGGCTGGATGTGCGCGGTCGGCTGCGCCAGGAGTCGGTGCGCCTGACCGGCCAGGGCGTGGAACTGCGGTGCGGCGCGGCCAGGGTCATAAGCCGTGGGGCGGCCGGACTCGACATGGCCTTGGCCTCGGCCGTGGCCGAGGCGTCCCGGCGGGCCGGCGGGGGCGAGGGCGGGGCGCTGGCCCCGGCGCTGCGCGAATTCCGCGAGATTCTCGAACTGCGCCGGGTGCGGGCCGTGTTCCAGCCCATCGTCAATTTGCGGGCTGGTTCGGTCTTCGCCTGGGAGGCGCTGGCCCGTGGCCCCCGGGACAGCACGCTGGAATCCCCGGCCATGCTCTTTGACGTGGCCGAGGAGGCCGGGGCCATCTTCGCCCTGGAAAAAATCTGCCGGGAAGCGGCCATCCGGGGATTCGCCAAGCGCGAGCCCGGGGCCAAGCTTTTTTGCAACGTCCATCCCCGTACGCTGCTCGATCCCCAGTTCACCCCCGGCGAGACGCGCCGGCTTTTGGACAAGTACGGCATGGAGCCCCACGACGTGGTGCTGGAGATCACCGAGCGCCACAGTGTCAAGGACTTCAACCTGTTCCACCGGACCCTGGCCCATTACCGCGACGCCGGCTACGGCGTGGCCGTGGACGACGTGGGCACGGGCTATTCCGGGCTCGTCTCCATCGCCGAGATCCAGCCGGATTTCATGAAGATCGACATGTCGCTCGTGCGCGGCATCGACGCCAATCCGGTCAAGCGGGCGCTTATGGAGACGCTGCTCACTTTTTCGGAAAAGGTCGGCTGCCGCATCGTGGCCGAGGGCATCGAGACCGAGGCGGAGCTGGCCTGCCTGATCCGCCTCGGCGCGCATTTCGGCCAGGGCTTTTTCCTGGGCCGGCCGGCGGAAACGCCCGCGCTTTTGGACGAGGGGCCGCGTCTGGCCATCGTGCGCGGCGCGAACATGGCCGCCGACGGGCTCAAGTGCTCCTCGCCCATAAACGATCTGGCCGAGCGCCCCCAACAAGTGGGGCGAAGCGCCACCATCGGCGAGGTCAAACAGTTCTTCGACGAAAACGAATCCGTGCACACCGTGGTGGTGACCCAGGCCGGCCGGCCAGAAGGGCTCATCATGAGCCAGCACCTGGACAAGTTGCTCAGCTCCCAGTACGGCCTGTCCCTGTTCCTGCGCCGCGACGTGGGCCGCATCATGGACCCCTCGCCCCTGGCCGTGGAGTGGGACACGCCGGTGGAGGTGGCGGCCCAGGCGGCCATGGCCCGGGACCGGGACAAGCTCTACGATCCGATCCTGGTCACCTGCCGGGGCCGGCTTTCCGGGCTGGTGTCGGTGCAGAAAATCCTCGACGCCCTGGCCAGCGTCCAGGTGGAGATGGCCAAGGGGGCCAACCCGCTGACCGGCCTTCCCGGCAACGTGGCCATCGAGCGCGAGATCGCCCGGCGCGCCGCCGCCGGCCGGGCGACCTGCTTCATCTACGCCGACCTCGACAACTTCAAGGTCTTCAACGACGTCTACGGCTTCAAGGACGGGGACAAGGCCATCCTGCTGACGGCCCGCATCCTGGGCGAGGCCCTTTGCGCCCATGGCGGCCAGGACGATTTCCTGGGCCATGTCGGCGGGGACGATTTCGTCATCCTGTGCGACGGCCCCGCGGCGGAGCCGATCTGCCGGGCCGTGGCCCAATCCTTCGCCGCCGCCTCCTCGGCCCTCTACACCGCCGAGGACCGCGAACGCGGCTACATCGAGGGCCAGGGCCGCGACGGCCGGGTGGGCCGGTTCGACCTGCTCACCATCTCCATGGGCGTCATCGACTGCGCCTTTGCCGTGCCCGTGACCATGGACGAGCTGGGGCTGCGGGCGGCGGCGGTGAAAAAATACGCCAAGGCCCAGCCCGGCAATTCCTTCGTGCGCGACCGCCGCGCCCCGCTTGGCCTGCCCGATGCGCCCGGACAGGAAGCCGACCGGGCCGCTTGTCCGGGCCCGCTCGACGCGATTTGA
- a CDS encoding O-antigen ligase family protein has translation MDASSPVAAAQGASPFSRAVTGAGFFAGLLLVAPHALLTSMALARAGWPAAELVAFFWLWGLAMAVSRRGLSLGLTLLGFSPFLFGAQSYVYPGVAFGLLADVAALAFCWRNAGGKAASGESTGPTGALLAALAALALGSTLLLPWARFWQELSLFGPGGFFAAMAFSPADAPGYALAGAWRLAIFAVLAFGLARLDFPDRFGCLIRGLVGGLLTAIVFGLYEHFQGDHYLLHYRFTSLFANPGWFAEYAAVAAPYLLTLLAGANLRRRALAALGLALCGAAMVLTLARAGWIAGSLTFFAAGWLYFRENRFVRFRRPYGHLPTLAVAGALVVGIAFWGAGRELSAISRPINALLAKRVDNFTDSPRPTLFRSGLLIAAERPVFGMGFTSYARHYPVLLATPGAWLNRYGDPRAEVFETPHSMYVQLAAGLGAAGLLVWLAMVGRAGWVLWRRARDYASLPDAALLLSLAAFHVYAFFQEMFYVPAVLFLLFIPLARAMALEAGAAREGRARGTGWVRAAAGGVALCGILAYGLDIGLGGTAARLGLYDWMPPGEKVVFEGFYPPEQGQGRTFRWSAGDAALLVPPGTGSLTLSLAAASPTEATFFSPAGLWARVGLDGGPVTVTLPVPETGDGRAVPLYLLTTRAFVPQAATGAADPRRLGVAVGVVGRH, from the coding sequence ATGGACGCTTCTTCCCCCGTTGCCGCCGCCCAGGGCGCATCCCCCTTTTCCCGGGCCGTTACCGGGGCCGGATTTTTCGCCGGCCTGCTGCTCGTGGCCCCGCACGCCCTGCTGACCTCGATGGCGCTCGCCCGGGCCGGCTGGCCGGCGGCGGAGCTGGTCGCCTTTTTCTGGCTGTGGGGCCTGGCCATGGCCGTCTCCCGGCGCGGCTTGTCCTTGGGGCTGACCTTGCTCGGTTTTTCCCCGTTTCTTTTCGGCGCCCAGTCCTACGTCTATCCGGGCGTGGCTTTCGGCCTGCTGGCGGACGTGGCCGCGTTGGCCTTTTGCTGGCGAAACGCCGGCGGGAAAGCCGCTTCCGGCGAGAGTACAGGCCCCACGGGCGCGCTGTTGGCCGCCTTGGCCGCCCTGGCCCTCGGCTCCACGCTGCTGTTGCCCTGGGCCAGGTTTTGGCAGGAGCTATCCCTTTTCGGGCCGGGCGGCTTTTTCGCGGCCATGGCCTTTTCCCCGGCCGACGCGCCGGGCTACGCCCTGGCCGGGGCCTGGCGGCTGGCCATTTTCGCCGTGCTGGCTTTCGGGCTGGCCCGTCTCGATTTTCCGGACCGTTTCGGCTGCCTGATCCGGGGGCTGGTGGGCGGGCTTCTTACCGCCATCGTCTTCGGCCTCTACGAGCATTTCCAGGGCGACCATTATCTGCTGCACTACCGGTTTACGTCGCTTTTCGCCAACCCGGGCTGGTTTGCCGAGTACGCCGCCGTGGCCGCGCCCTATCTGCTGACCCTCCTTGCCGGCGCAAACCTTCGGCGGCGCGCGCTCGCCGCCCTGGGGCTGGCCCTTTGCGGCGCGGCAATGGTCCTGACACTCGCCCGGGCCGGTTGGATCGCCGGCAGCCTGACCTTTTTCGCGGCCGGCTGGCTCTATTTTCGCGAAAACCGCTTTGTCCGTTTCCGCCGGCCCTACGGTCATCTGCCGACCTTGGCCGTGGCCGGGGCGCTGGTGGTGGGGATTGCCTTTTGGGGCGCGGGAAGGGAGCTTTCGGCCATAAGCCGGCCCATAAACGCGCTGTTGGCCAAGCGGGTGGACAATTTCACCGATTCGCCGCGCCCGACGCTCTTTCGCTCCGGGCTTTTGATCGCGGCCGAGCGGCCGGTTTTCGGCATGGGCTTTACGAGCTACGCCCGGCATTATCCGGTGCTTTTGGCCACGCCCGGGGCCTGGCTCAACCGCTACGGCGACCCCAGGGCCGAGGTGTTCGAGACGCCGCACAGCATGTACGTGCAGCTTGCGGCCGGGCTCGGCGCGGCCGGACTTCTCGTCTGGCTGGCCATGGTCGGCCGGGCGGGCTGGGTGCTTTGGCGACGGGCCCGCGACTATGCCAGCCTGCCGGACGCGGCGTTGCTCCTTTCCCTGGCCGCCTTCCACGTCTACGCTTTTTTCCAGGAGATGTTTTACGTGCCCGCGGTCCTGTTCCTGCTTTTCATCCCCCTGGCCCGGGCCATGGCGCTTGAGGCCGGGGCGGCGCGCGAGGGAAGGGCGAGGGGAACGGGCTGGGTCCGGGCGGCGGCGGGTGGCGTGGCCCTGTGCGGCATCCTGGCCTACGGCCTCGATATCGGGCTTGGCGGCACGGCGGCGCGTCTGGGGCTTTACGACTGGATGCCGCCAGGAGAAAAGGTCGTTTTCGAGGGATTTTATCCGCCCGAGCAGGGCCAGGGGCGGACGTTTCGCTGGAGCGCCGGGGATGCGGCGCTGCTCGTGCCGCCGGGGACCGGCAGCCTCACGCTGTCGCTTGCCGCCGCGTCACCGACCGAGGCGACGTTTTTTTCGCCGGCCGGACTGTGGGCCAGGGTCGGCCTCGACGGCGGGCCCGTGACGGTGACCTTGCCCGTGCCGGAAACGGGCGACGGCCGCGCCGTGCCGCTTTATCTTCTCACCACCCGGGCTTTTGTGCCCCAGGCCGCCACGGGCGCGGCCGATCCCAGGCGTCTCGGCGTGGCGGTCGGCGTTGTCGGCCGTCACTGA
- a CDS encoding polysaccharide deacetylase family protein: MVSIVFDDGLESVYQYAFPILEKLGLPATVGIIASRVDRGDPDFMTVAQIRDLAKAGWEVASHSLTHKRPIDIPKFYAQENCLLLKPVRGQRAVYEAKYRYEELAGLIENGRLLRERSSDALVRYEPGSYYFDELIGEVIVHPFEPEDAVKQRIRAISYEREMDQSKAVLAGMGFAVTTYITPHNYWTPEMSALSKKFYSQTAGGGDDCNRKGSTDRYWLKRYTVHSDDTAQDIIRIVKEHAIREDAWVVFCMHGIGSNLGWEPWDAAKLAELAEFLKKQAVPVVTIDQGVKLWFAGKGTPRI; encoded by the coding sequence ATGGTTTCGATCGTCTTCGACGACGGTCTTGAAAGCGTCTATCAGTACGCCTTTCCGATCCTCGAAAAGCTCGGCCTGCCGGCCACCGTCGGCATCATCGCCAGCCGGGTGGACCGGGGCGATCCCGATTTCATGACCGTGGCCCAGATTCGCGATCTGGCCAAGGCCGGCTGGGAAGTGGCTTCCCACAGCCTGACCCACAAGCGGCCCATCGACATCCCCAAGTTTTACGCCCAGGAGAACTGCCTGCTGTTAAAGCCCGTTCGTGGCCAGCGCGCCGTGTACGAGGCCAAGTACAGGTACGAGGAACTGGCTGGCCTTATCGAAAACGGGCGGCTGCTGCGGGAGCGCTCGAGCGATGCGCTCGTGCGCTATGAGCCGGGCAGCTATTACTTCGACGAGCTCATCGGCGAGGTCATCGTCCACCCCTTCGAGCCGGAAGACGCTGTGAAGCAGCGGATTCGGGCCATCTCCTACGAAAGGGAGATGGACCAGTCCAAGGCCGTGCTTGCCGGCATGGGCTTTGCCGTTACGACCTACATCACGCCGCACAATTACTGGACCCCGGAGATGAGCGCCCTCTCCAAGAAGTTCTATTCCCAGACGGCCGGGGGTGGGGACGACTGCAACCGCAAGGGTTCGACCGACCGCTACTGGCTCAAGCGCTATACCGTGCATTCCGACGACACGGCCCAGGACATCATCAGGATCGTCAAGGAACACGCCATCCGCGAGGATGCCTGGGTCGTCTTCTGCATGCACGGCATCGGTTCGAATCTGGGCTGGGAGCCCTGGGACGCGGCCAAGCTGGCCGAGTTGGCGGAATTTCTCAAAAAACAGGCCGTGCCCGTGGTCACCATCGATCAAGGCGTCAAGCTTTGGTTCGCGGGCAAGGGTACCCCCCGCATATAA
- a CDS encoding N-acetylneuraminate synthase family protein gives MPTAAPLIRLRSGHLIGSGCPAFLVAEIGNNHQGSLETAREMVRAAAVSGASAVKFQKRDMAALFTKTGLDAPYGGKNSFGPTYGRHRAALELSGEALAELKALAESLGLTFFASAWDAPSLALLLDLGVELLKIPSADLVNLPLLRQAGETGLPVILSTGMSGLPEVDAAVAELRRYHDRIVILHCNSSYPCPDEQVGLPLIDALRRRYGLPVGYSGHERGLGPTVAATAFAPAVIERHFTLDKTLPGTDHQASLSPTEFATMAAMVREAEAALRVTRKRVFPGEVSAAAKLRKSVVFSRDLPAGHVVSPEDLTVKCPGTGLSPLLLDAIAGCLLTCPVRQDDMVSWDMLAARESAGESLSFKAAQPGF, from the coding sequence ATGCCCACCGCCGCTCCACTCATCCGCCTCCGTTCCGGCCACCTGATCGGCTCGGGCTGTCCCGCCTTCCTGGTGGCCGAAATCGGCAACAACCACCAGGGCAGCCTGGAAACGGCCCGGGAGATGGTCCGCGCCGCGGCCGTAAGCGGCGCCAGCGCCGTCAAATTCCAGAAACGCGACATGGCGGCCCTTTTCACCAAGACCGGCCTGGACGCGCCCTATGGCGGCAAGAACAGCTTCGGCCCGACCTACGGCCGCCACCGGGCCGCGCTGGAGCTTTCCGGCGAGGCGCTCGCCGAACTCAAGGCCCTGGCCGAATCGCTGGGACTCACCTTTTTCGCCTCGGCCTGGGATGCCCCGAGCCTGGCCCTCTTGCTGGATCTCGGCGTGGAACTGCTGAAGATCCCCTCGGCCGACCTCGTCAACCTGCCGCTTTTGCGCCAGGCCGGGGAAACGGGCCTGCCCGTGATCCTCTCCACCGGCATGAGCGGCCTGCCCGAGGTGGACGCGGCCGTGGCCGAACTGCGCCGCTACCATGACCGCATCGTGATCCTGCACTGCAACAGCTCCTACCCCTGCCCCGACGAGCAGGTGGGGCTGCCGCTGATCGACGCCCTGCGCCGCCGCTACGGCCTGCCGGTGGGCTATTCCGGCCACGAGCGCGGCCTCGGCCCGACGGTCGCGGCAACGGCCTTCGCCCCGGCCGTCATCGAACGCCACTTCACCCTGGACAAGACGCTCCCCGGCACCGACCACCAGGCGTCGCTGTCGCCCACGGAATTCGCGACCATGGCCGCCATGGTGCGCGAGGCCGAGGCGGCCCTTCGCGTCACGCGAAAGCGCGTCTTTCCCGGCGAGGTCAGCGCGGCGGCCAAGCTGCGCAAGTCCGTGGTCTTTTCCCGCGACCTGCCGGCCGGGCACGTGGTCTCCCCCGAGGACCTGACCGTCAAATGCCCGGGCACCGGGCTGTCGCCGCTTTTGCTCGACGCCATCGCCGGCTGCCTGCTTACCTGTCCGGTACGCCAGGACGACATGGTGTCCTGGGACATGCTGGCCGCCCGGGAATCCGCCGGGGAGTCCCTCTCCTTCAAGGCCGCCCAGCCCGGATTCTAA
- the budA gene encoding acetolactate decarboxylase, with protein sequence MRNRAHCRRVAFFAAALWLVLSIPALAATLYQVGAIASLAAGDYEGRETFAGLARHGDFGLGTFENLDGEMVAVDGGFYQVRSDGAVRPVAPGRKTPFAQVAFFRGALDCGRLDGLDLKAITAALTKRLPDPARLYVVRADGLFEAVTTRSVPAQAKPWPPLATAIKAQASFPMENVQGTLVGVYTPPGMRALSPTGWHFHFLTADRRHGGHVLAARATAVKARGDRIDAMTVLFPEHPAPCPDAPRPEAGAE encoded by the coding sequence ATGCGAAACCGTGCGCACTGTCGGCGCGTGGCGTTTTTTGCCGCCGCCCTCTGGCTTGTCCTTTCGATCCCGGCCCTGGCCGCCACCCTTTATCAGGTCGGCGCCATCGCCTCCCTGGCCGCCGGGGACTACGAGGGCCGGGAAACCTTTGCCGGCCTGGCCCGCCACGGCGACTTCGGACTCGGCACCTTCGAGAACCTCGACGGCGAGATGGTGGCCGTGGACGGCGGGTTTTACCAGGTGCGAAGCGACGGCGCGGTCCGGCCCGTCGCCCCCGGCCGCAAGACGCCCTTTGCCCAGGTGGCCTTTTTCCGGGGCGCGCTCGATTGCGGCCGGCTGGACGGCCTGGATCTCAAGGCGATAACCGCCGCCCTGACCAAGCGGCTGCCCGACCCGGCCCGCCTGTACGTCGTCCGGGCGGACGGGCTTTTCGAAGCGGTCACCACCAGAAGCGTGCCGGCCCAGGCCAAGCCCTGGCCGCCCCTGGCCACGGCCATCAAGGCGCAGGCCAGCTTTCCCATGGAAAACGTCCAGGGCACCCTTGTCGGCGTCTACACGCCGCCGGGCATGCGGGCGCTTTCGCCCACGGGCTGGCATTTTCATTTCCTGACCGCCGACCGGCGGCACGGCGGCCATGTGCTGGCGGCCCGGGCCACGGCCGTCAAGGCGCGCGGCGACCGCATCGACGCCATGACCGTCCTTTTCCCGGAACATCCCGCTCCCTGTCCCGACGCCCCCCGGCCTGAGGCCGGAGCCGAATAG